From Alphaproteobacteria bacterium, a single genomic window includes:
- a CDS encoding diacylglycerol kinase family protein — MSAGRRVLVVDNPIAGRRRRSPGSFHRTIDALAASGCITTVLPTDGPDQAEAQVREARDDPGLEADVIVASGGDGTVNEVLSGLLDGAAVQDGVFQGPAFATFPFGTVNVLALEIGLEPKPAAMAGMIAEGRIIEATVGCVEGRRFLLCVGAGLDSAAVKYLKPWLKSLIGRGAYFVALLIALIRDGSTVFEVEIDDQRYRASTVIVTTCSRFAGPHVVAPEARLDDGTLHVLLGLRTGRWNLVRYGIAYARGRIPFLDDVLVRPVQSLRILEPRGYAVQVDGDLRGQLPVEVVAEEARLRLLMPN, encoded by the coding sequence ATGAGCGCCGGCCGCCGGGTTCTGGTTGTCGACAACCCCATCGCCGGCCGCCGCCGGCGCAGCCCCGGCAGCTTTCACCGCACCATCGACGCCCTGGCAGCCAGCGGCTGCATCACCACGGTGCTGCCCACCGATGGCCCCGACCAGGCCGAAGCCCAGGTTCGCGAGGCCCGCGACGACCCCGGCCTGGAGGCCGATGTGATCGTGGCCTCTGGCGGCGACGGCACGGTCAACGAGGTGCTCTCGGGCCTGCTCGACGGCGCCGCGGTCCAGGACGGCGTCTTCCAGGGGCCGGCCTTCGCCACCTTCCCCTTCGGCACCGTCAACGTGCTGGCCCTGGAGATCGGGCTCGAGCCCAAGCCCGCCGCCATGGCCGGGATGATCGCCGAGGGCCGCATCATCGAGGCCACGGTGGGCTGCGTCGAGGGCCGGCGTTTTCTGCTCTGCGTCGGTGCCGGGCTCGATTCGGCGGCCGTCAAATATCTCAAACCCTGGCTCAAATCGCTGATCGGCCGCGGCGCCTACTTCGTGGCGCTCTTGATTGCCCTCATACGCGACGGCAGCACCGTCTTCGAGGTCGAGATCGACGATCAGCGCTACCGCGCCTCGACGGTCATCGTGACCACCTGCAGCCGCTTCGCCGGCCCCCACGTGGTGGCCCCCGAGGCCCGCCTCGACGACGGCACGCTGCACGTGCTGCTGGGGCTGCGCACGGGACGCTGGAACCTGGTGCGCTACGGCATCGCCTATGCCCGCGGCCGCATCCCCTTCCTCGACGACGTGCTGGTGCGGCCGGTGCAAAGCTTGCGCATCCTCGAGCCCCGGGGCTACGCAGTCCAGGTCGACGGCGACCTGCGCGGCCAACTGCCGGTCGAGGTGGTGGCCGAGGAAGCCCGGCTCAGGTTGTTGATGCCCAACTAA
- a CDS encoding molybdopterin oxidoreductase family protein, with protein sequence MPNKPDLVASVCPHDCPSTCALEVERLDSRTIGRIHGARENSYTAGVVCAKVARYAERVHHPERLTRPLKRTGAKGSDDFTPIGWDEALDEVAAAFARATEKYGSESVWPYFYAGTMGLVQRDGIERFRHALGYSGQSTSICVGTTQPGWLAGAGRLTGVDPREMAESDLIVLWGTNAVATQVNVMHHVAKARKGRSAKLVVVDPYRNPTAETADIHLCLRPGSDGALACAIMHVLFRDGLADRAYLARYTDVPDELEAHLASRTPEWAAAITGLQASEIEDFAALYGRTERAFIRLGYGFTRHRNGAANMHAVSCLPAICGHWRHRGGGALYSNGGIYPFDRTLIQGLDVRDKSIRVLDMSRIGPVLNGDAEDIGSGPPVTAMLIQNTNPIVVAPDQNLVRQGFAREDLFVCVHEQFLTDTAKFADIVLPATTFLEHDDLYQSGGHSHIQLGARVIEPLAECRPNHFVHCELAHRLGAKHPGFEMSEMEIIAATLETSGLVDLETLKAERWHDCMPDFESAHFLDGFGWPDGKFRFKPDWPGQGRLGHLMPTLPDHWAVIEEADAEHPFKLMTSPARNFLNTTFTETPGSLERERQPTLRIHPDDARELNIGEGSGVRLGNRRGRVELKAMLFDGLQRGVLVVESIWPNRHFRDGCGINSLTGADSPAPAGGAAFHDTAVWVEALE encoded by the coding sequence GTGCCGAACAAACCCGACCTCGTCGCCTCGGTCTGTCCCCACGACTGCCCCTCGACCTGCGCCCTCGAGGTCGAACGCCTGGACAGCCGCACCATTGGCCGCATCCACGGCGCCCGGGAGAACAGCTACACCGCGGGCGTGGTCTGCGCCAAGGTGGCGCGCTATGCCGAACGCGTGCACCACCCCGAGCGCCTGACCAGGCCGCTCAAGCGCACCGGCGCCAAGGGCTCGGACGACTTCACACCGATCGGCTGGGACGAAGCGCTCGACGAGGTCGCCGCGGCCTTCGCCCGGGCCACGGAAAAGTATGGCTCCGAGAGCGTCTGGCCCTACTTCTACGCCGGCACCATGGGCCTGGTACAGCGCGACGGCATCGAGCGCTTTCGCCATGCGCTGGGCTATTCCGGCCAAAGCACCTCGATCTGCGTCGGCACCACCCAGCCGGGCTGGCTGGCGGGAGCGGGCCGGCTGACCGGCGTCGATCCCCGCGAGATGGCGGAGAGCGACCTCATCGTGCTCTGGGGCACCAATGCCGTGGCCACCCAGGTCAACGTAATGCACCACGTCGCCAAGGCCCGCAAGGGCCGGAGCGCCAAGCTGGTGGTGGTCGATCCCTACCGCAACCCGACCGCCGAGACGGCCGATATTCACCTTTGCTTGCGGCCCGGCAGCGACGGCGCCCTGGCCTGCGCCATCATGCACGTACTCTTTCGCGATGGCCTTGCCGACCGGGCATACCTGGCGCGATACACCGATGTGCCGGATGAACTGGAAGCCCACCTGGCCAGCCGCACGCCCGAATGGGCGGCCGCCATCACCGGACTTCAGGCCTCCGAGATCGAAGATTTCGCTGCCCTTTACGGCCGCACCGAGCGGGCCTTCATCCGCCTGGGCTACGGCTTCACCCGCCACCGCAACGGCGCCGCCAACATGCACGCGGTGTCCTGCCTGCCCGCCATCTGCGGCCATTGGCGCCACCGGGGCGGCGGCGCGCTTTATTCCAACGGCGGCATCTACCCCTTCGACCGCACCCTGATCCAGGGCCTCGATGTGCGCGATAAATCCATCCGCGTCCTCGACATGTCGCGCATCGGCCCCGTGCTCAACGGCGACGCCGAGGACATCGGCTCAGGCCCCCCGGTCACCGCCATGCTGATCCAGAACACCAATCCCATCGTGGTGGCACCGGACCAGAACCTGGTGCGCCAGGGCTTTGCCCGCGAGGATCTTTTCGTCTGCGTGCACGAGCAATTCCTCACCGACACCGCCAAATTCGCCGACATCGTGTTGCCCGCCACCACCTTCCTGGAACACGACGACCTTTATCAGTCCGGCGGCCATTCCCACATCCAGCTCGGCGCCCGGGTGATCGAGCCGCTGGCCGAGTGCCGGCCCAACCATTTCGTACACTGCGAGCTGGCGCACCGTTTGGGGGCCAAGCATCCCGGCTTCGAGATGAGCGAGATGGAGATCATCGCCGCCACGCTCGAGACCTCGGGGCTGGTGGATCTTGAAACCCTCAAGGCCGAGCGCTGGCATGACTGCATGCCGGACTTCGAAAGCGCTCACTTCCTCGATGGCTTCGGCTGGCCCGACGGCAAATTCCGCTTCAAGCCCGACTGGCCGGGCCAGGGCCGACTGGGCCACCTGATGCCAACGCTGCCAGATCATTGGGCGGTGATCGAGGAGGCCGACGCCGAACATCCCTTCAAGCTGATGACCTCGCCGGCGCGCAACTTTTTGAATACCACGTTCACCGAGACGCCGGGCTCGCTCGAGCGCGAGCGCCAACCGACACTGCGCATCCACCCCGATGACGCCCGCGAGCTTAATATCGGCGAGGGCTCAGGGGTGCGCCTGGGCAACCGGCGCGGCCGGGTCGAGCTTAAGGCGATGCTCTTCGACGGCCTGCAGCGCGGCGTGCTGGTGGTCGAGAGCATCTGGCCCAACCGCCACTTCCGGGACGGGTGCGGCATCAACAGCCTGACCGGTGCCGACAGTCCGGCGCCGGCCGGCGGCGCCGCCTTCCATGACACGGCGGTCTGGGTGGAAGCCCTGGAATGA
- a CDS encoding adenylate/guanylate cyclase domain-containing protein has translation MDHALQHEIPEADATAMPQAAWCANPIIEWLLTEAWSIAQPGELIAAFGARLVTEGVPLMRLMCFIRTLHPQVIGTRYEWRRERGTTEEFEPPHHVTESRQYTESPMAALFEDGAAAIRRRLDAGAEIDYPILAELAAEGITDYVALPLIFSDGTINAITFSADRAGGFHTAELEVVYDSIAVLARLIETHTLRRTARTLMETYVGRQAGSRMLDGLVKLGDGERIHAVIWFCDLRDSTALAETLPMEEFLGLLNDFFACMAGAVMDHGGEVLRFIGDAALAIFAIDGADHPLDQACTPLEGTCMRSLDAARDARARLERVNLKRQGRGQEPIGYGLALHVGDVMYGNIGVPERLEFTVIGSAANEAARIEGLSRELGHDILISSEFERCFGNQIVSLGHHQLRGVGQAQEIFTLSDPGLAP, from the coding sequence ATGGATCACGCCTTGCAGCACGAGATACCCGAGGCCGACGCTACGGCCATGCCCCAGGCTGCCTGGTGCGCCAATCCGATCATCGAATGGCTGCTGACCGAGGCCTGGAGCATTGCCCAGCCGGGCGAGCTGATTGCCGCCTTTGGGGCCCGCCTGGTGACTGAGGGGGTGCCGCTCATGCGCCTCATGTGCTTCATTCGCACGCTTCACCCCCAGGTCATCGGCACGCGCTATGAATGGCGCCGCGAGCGCGGCACGACCGAGGAATTCGAACCTCCACATCACGTCACGGAATCGCGCCAGTACACGGAAAGCCCGATGGCGGCGCTCTTTGAGGACGGCGCCGCCGCCATCCGCCGCCGCCTCGATGCCGGGGCCGAGATCGACTATCCCATCCTGGCCGAGTTGGCAGCCGAGGGGATTACCGACTACGTGGCGCTGCCGCTGATCTTCTCGGACGGCACCATCAACGCCATTACCTTTTCCGCCGACCGTGCCGGCGGCTTCCATACCGCAGAGCTCGAGGTGGTCTACGATTCCATTGCCGTTTTGGCCCGCCTGATCGAGACCCACACGCTGAGGCGCACCGCCCGCACCCTGATGGAAACCTACGTCGGCCGTCAGGCCGGCTCGCGCATGCTGGACGGCCTGGTCAAGCTGGGCGACGGTGAAAGGATCCACGCCGTGATCTGGTTTTGCGACCTGCGCGATTCGACCGCTTTGGCGGAAACCCTGCCGATGGAGGAATTTCTCGGGCTGCTCAACGATTTCTTCGCCTGCATGGCCGGTGCCGTGATGGATCATGGCGGCGAGGTCTTGCGCTTCATCGGCGACGCGGCGCTGGCGATCTTTGCCATCGACGGTGCCGATCACCCACTGGACCAGGCCTGTACGCCGCTCGAAGGCACCTGCATGCGCTCGCTCGACGCTGCTCGCGATGCCCGCGCCCGCCTTGAAAGGGTCAACCTGAAACGCCAGGGCCGGGGCCAAGAACCGATTGGCTATGGCCTGGCGCTACACGTCGGTGACGTCATGTACGGCAACATCGGCGTGCCCGAACGGCTCGAATTCACGGTCATCGGCAGCGCCGCCAACGAGGCCGCCCGCATCGAGGGACTGAGCCGCGAGCTGGGCCACGACATCCTCATCTCGAGCGAGTTCGAGCGTTGCTTCGGAAACCAGATCGTCTCGCTGGGCCACCACCAGCTGCGCGGCGTGGGCCAAGCCCAGGAGATCTTCACCCTCAGCGACCCAGGGTTGGCCCCTTGA
- the msbA gene encoding lipid A export permease/ATP-binding protein MsbA, whose product MSSQAAQQPQTSASLVARLWREHIRRHLGPIVFAALCMVVAAAATAANAWLLQPVMDEIFLAGNRELLLLVPLAVLGLALIKGGATFVQGYLMGAIGQRIIAEIQLALYAHLMRADLAYFQNTASGRLVSNFLNDANLLRDAVARTLTGMVKDSLTLVFLVALMFYQDWRLAAVSFVVFPLAIIPVRNLGRRMRKASTATQERTGRFAALLSETLQGARHVKAYGMEAYETGRAGQAVEERLRAVLKVVKARAAATPLMETLGGIAVAAVIYYGGSRVMAGETTPGIFFSFMAALIMAYQPLKSLANLNAALQEGLAAAQRIFAMFDVEPEIRERLGAPALEVAEGGIRFEDVSFAYGQDRPALGGVSFEVPAGRTVALVGASGAGKSTVLNLIPRFYDIGAGRLQIDGQEVSQVGLASLRAAIGLVSQEATLFDDTVRANIAYGRPGADDAAIEAAARAAAAADFIAELPQGFDTMVGESGSRLSGGQRQRIAIARAMLKDAPILLLDEATSALDAESERQVQAALGTLMQGRTTLIVAHRLSTVIEADVIHVMDQGGIVESGSHAELMARGGTYAGLYRQQESASASITDITTPVGARA is encoded by the coding sequence TTGAGCAGCCAGGCAGCCCAGCAGCCGCAGACCAGCGCCAGCCTGGTGGCCCGGCTTTGGCGCGAGCACATCCGGCGCCATCTCGGCCCCATCGTCTTTGCCGCCTTGTGCATGGTCGTGGCGGCGGCCGCCACGGCGGCCAACGCCTGGCTCTTGCAGCCGGTGATGGACGAGATCTTCCTGGCCGGCAACCGCGAGCTTTTGCTGCTGGTTCCGCTGGCGGTGCTGGGGCTGGCCCTGATCAAGGGCGGCGCCACCTTCGTCCAGGGCTATCTGATGGGCGCCATCGGCCAGCGCATCATCGCCGAGATCCAGTTGGCGCTTTACGCCCACCTGATGCGGGCCGATCTGGCCTACTTCCAGAACACGGCCTCGGGGCGGCTGGTGTCGAACTTCCTCAACGACGCCAACCTCTTGCGCGACGCCGTGGCGCGGACGCTGACCGGCATGGTCAAGGACAGCCTGACCTTGGTCTTCCTGGTGGCCTTGATGTTCTACCAGGATTGGCGCCTGGCCGCCGTCAGCTTCGTGGTCTTTCCCCTGGCCATAATCCCGGTGCGCAACCTGGGCCGGCGCATGCGCAAGGCCTCGACCGCTACCCAGGAACGCACCGGCCGCTTTGCGGCGCTGCTCAGCGAGACCCTGCAGGGCGCCCGCCACGTCAAGGCCTACGGCATGGAGGCCTACGAGACCGGGCGCGCCGGCCAGGCCGTCGAGGAGCGCCTGCGGGCCGTGCTCAAGGTGGTCAAGGCGCGGGCCGCGGCAACGCCGCTGATGGAGACGCTGGGCGGTATCGCCGTGGCCGCGGTGATCTACTATGGCGGCAGCCGGGTGATGGCCGGCGAGACCACGCCGGGCATCTTCTTTTCCTTCATGGCGGCGCTGATCATGGCCTACCAGCCGCTCAAGAGCCTGGCCAACCTGAATGCCGCCCTGCAGGAGGGACTGGCGGCGGCCCAGCGCATCTTCGCCATGTTCGACGTCGAGCCCGAGATCCGCGAACGCCTCGGCGCGCCGGCTCTCGAGGTGGCCGAGGGCGGCATCCGTTTCGAGGACGTGAGCTTCGCCTATGGCCAGGACCGCCCGGCCCTGGGCGGCGTCAGCTTCGAGGTGCCGGCCGGGCGCACCGTGGCGCTGGTCGGAGCCTCGGGGGCCGGCAAGTCGACGGTGCTGAACCTGATCCCGCGCTTTTACGACATCGGCGCCGGACGCCTGCAAATCGACGGCCAGGAGGTAAGCCAGGTCGGCCTGGCCAGCCTGCGCGCCGCCATCGGCCTGGTCAGCCAGGAAGCGACGCTGTTTGACGACACGGTGCGGGCCAACATCGCCTACGGCCGCCCCGGCGCCGACGATGCCGCCATCGAGGCGGCGGCCCGGGCGGCGGCGGCGGCCGACTTCATCGCCGAGCTGCCGCAGGGCTTCGACACCATGGTCGGCGAATCCGGCAGCCGCCTTTCCGGCGGCCAGCGCCAGCGCATCGCCATCGCCCGGGCCATGCTCAAGGATGCGCCCATCCTGCTGCTCGACGAGGCCACCTCGGCGCTGGACGCCGAATCCGAACGCCAGGTCCAGGCCGCGCTGGGCACCCTGATGCAAGGCCGCACCACGCTCATCGTCGCCCACCGCCTGTCGACGGTGATCGAGGCCGATGTCATCCACGTCATGGACCAGGGCGGCATCGTCGAATCGGGCAGCCACGCCGAGCTGATGGCGCGCGGCGGCACCTACGCCGGGCTCTACCGCCAGCAGGAGAGCGCTTCCGCCTCCATAACCGACATTACAACCCCTGTCGGAGCGCGGGCCTGA